A stretch of the Bradyrhizobium arachidis genome encodes the following:
- a CDS encoding bifunctional rhamnulose-1-phosphate aldolase/short-chain dehydrogenase has product MSEVAATPLPNLWDDALAAGLDEAGQLLYRSNLLGADLRITNFGGGNTSAKIEMKDPLTRANVRVLWVKGSGGDLGSMKRDGFSTLYLDKLESLKGLYRGLAHEDEMVALFNHCTFDLNPRATSIDTPLHAFVPHRHVDHVHADAVIAIAASADAERLTREVFGGKLGFLPWQRPGFDLGLKLGDMAARHPDYVGVVLGGHGLFTWAETSKACYEMTLRVIQQAADWLAAHEQKPAFGGVKVETASPEKRRAIAARLMPLIRGKISADERKIGHFTDAPEVLEFVNSSALTKLAPLGTSCPDHFLRTKIRPLLLPYDPVRDNLDEVIAGLDDVLAAYRRDYAAYYGRCKHPDSPAMRDPNAVVYLVPGIGMFTFAKDKATARVAAEFYVNAINVMRGASGVSAYVGLAEQEAFNIEYWLLEEAKLQRMPKPKSLAGRIAYVTGGAGGIGGATAQRLLGEGACLVIADIDEKALNERVAAITKRHGRDAAIGVKLDVTDEAAVVASFDEAARAFGGVDIVVSNAGIASASPVEDTSLGLWQKNMDILATGYFLVSREAFRLMQRQNMGGAIIFVASKNGLAASAGASAYCAAKASEIHLARCLALEGATHGIRVNTVNPDAVLRGSKIWEGEWRQQRAASNKVTEDQLEEVYRQRSMLKLSVFPEDIAEGVYFFASDLSAKSTGNILNVDAGNAQAFTR; this is encoded by the coding sequence ATGAGCGAGGTCGCGGCCACGCCCCTGCCAAATCTCTGGGACGATGCGCTCGCCGCCGGGCTCGATGAGGCAGGTCAATTGCTGTACCGCTCGAACCTGCTCGGGGCCGATCTGCGCATCACCAATTTCGGCGGCGGTAACACCTCGGCCAAGATCGAGATGAAGGATCCGCTGACGCGCGCGAACGTACGCGTGCTCTGGGTCAAAGGGTCAGGCGGCGATCTCGGCTCGATGAAGCGCGACGGCTTTTCGACGCTGTACCTCGACAAGCTCGAGAGCCTGAAAGGTCTCTATCGCGGCCTCGCCCATGAGGACGAGATGGTCGCATTGTTCAATCACTGCACCTTCGATCTCAATCCGCGCGCGACTTCGATCGATACGCCCTTGCACGCCTTCGTGCCGCACCGGCATGTCGATCACGTCCATGCCGACGCGGTCATCGCCATCGCCGCCTCGGCCGACGCCGAGCGTCTGACGCGCGAGGTTTTCGGCGGCAAGCTCGGGTTTCTGCCTTGGCAGCGGCCGGGTTTCGATCTTGGCCTGAAGCTCGGCGACATGGCCGCGCGCCATCCCGACTATGTCGGCGTGGTCCTCGGCGGCCACGGGCTCTTCACCTGGGCTGAGACGTCGAAAGCCTGTTACGAGATGACCTTGCGCGTGATTCAGCAGGCCGCCGATTGGCTTGCCGCGCATGAGCAGAAGCCGGCTTTCGGCGGTGTCAAGGTCGAAACGGCTTCGCCGGAAAAGCGCCGCGCGATCGCGGCAAGGCTGATGCCGTTGATCCGCGGCAAGATCTCCGCGGACGAGCGCAAGATCGGGCATTTTACCGATGCCCCGGAGGTTCTGGAGTTCGTCAACTCCAGCGCGCTGACGAAGCTGGCGCCGCTTGGCACCTCCTGTCCGGATCACTTTCTTCGTACCAAGATCCGGCCGTTGCTGCTGCCCTACGATCCCGTGCGCGACAATCTCGACGAGGTGATCGCCGGCCTCGACGACGTTCTCGCCGCTTACCGGCGCGACTACGCCGCCTATTACGGGCGCTGCAAGCATCCGGACTCGCCGGCCATGCGCGATCCCAACGCGGTCGTGTATCTCGTGCCGGGAATCGGCATGTTCACGTTTGCCAAGGACAAGGCGACGGCGCGCGTTGCGGCCGAGTTCTACGTCAACGCGATCAACGTCATGCGCGGCGCCTCGGGCGTCAGCGCCTATGTCGGTCTCGCCGAGCAGGAGGCCTTCAATATCGAATATTGGCTGTTGGAAGAGGCCAAGCTCCAGCGCATGCCCAAGCCGAAATCGCTTGCCGGGCGGATCGCCTATGTGACCGGCGGTGCCGGCGGCATTGGCGGGGCGACCGCGCAGCGGCTACTCGGTGAAGGCGCGTGCCTCGTCATTGCGGATATCGACGAGAAGGCGTTGAACGAGCGCGTTGCGGCGATCACGAAGCGCCATGGCCGCGACGCGGCGATCGGTGTGAAGCTCGATGTAACCGACGAGGCGGCGGTGGTCGCTTCGTTCGATGAAGCCGCGCGCGCCTTTGGCGGTGTCGACATCGTCGTCTCGAATGCCGGGATCGCCTCGGCCTCGCCGGTCGAGGACACGAGTCTCGGGCTTTGGCAGAAGAACATGGACATTCTCGCCACCGGCTATTTTCTCGTCTCGCGCGAGGCGTTCCGGCTGATGCAGCGTCAGAACATGGGCGGCGCCATCATCTTCGTCGCCTCGAAGAACGGCCTTGCCGCTTCGGCAGGCGCTTCGGCCTATTGCGCCGCCAAGGCGTCGGAGATCCATCTCGCCCGCTGCCTGGCGCTGGAAGGCGCTACGCATGGCATCCGCGTCAACACGGTCAATCCGGACGCGGTGCTGCGGGGTTCGAAGATCTGGGAAGGCGAATGGCGCCAGCAGCGCGCGGCGTCCAACAAGGTCACGGAAGACCAGCTCGAGGAAGTCTACCGCCAGCGCTCGATGCTCAAGCTGTCGGTTTTCCCGGAGGATATCGCGGAGGGTGTCTACTTCTTTGCATCCGACCTATCGGCCAAATCGACCGGCAATATCCTCAATGTCGACGCCGGCAACGCCCAGGCCTTCACGCGATGA
- a CDS encoding DeoR/GlpR family DNA-binding transcription regulator — protein sequence MHERERWQVIKALLRERSLVRIADACRATGVSEASIRRDFARLAEQGVAIRVHGGLEALPETANAPGDVLSLATRSFDVSQTLNIDAKRAIAKAAVALCADGETIIINGGTTTYQMGEYLRERRLKVLTNSYLLADALIHTSKCRVALPGGEVYREQGMIVSPFEEDAIQHYSATRMFMSAISIGPLGVIEGDPLLARAESKLLKRADKLIVLADSSKFVSRGSLVVCPLSRIDTLITDSDAPSDALDMLRANGARVVVVDAGAQTNAAA from the coding sequence GTGCACGAGCGGGAACGCTGGCAGGTCATCAAGGCACTCTTGCGTGAGCGGTCGCTGGTGCGCATCGCCGACGCTTGTCGCGCGACCGGCGTCTCCGAAGCCTCGATACGGCGCGATTTCGCCAGGCTCGCCGAGCAAGGCGTCGCGATACGGGTGCACGGCGGACTCGAAGCCCTGCCGGAAACCGCCAACGCACCGGGCGACGTCCTCTCCCTTGCCACCCGCTCCTTCGACGTCAGCCAGACGCTCAATATCGACGCCAAGCGCGCCATTGCGAAAGCGGCAGTCGCCCTCTGCGCCGATGGCGAGACGATCATCATCAATGGCGGCACGACCACGTACCAGATGGGCGAATATCTGCGCGAGCGCCGTCTGAAGGTGTTGACCAATTCCTATCTGCTCGCCGACGCGCTGATCCACACGTCGAAATGCCGCGTCGCCTTGCCGGGCGGCGAGGTTTATCGTGAGCAGGGCATGATCGTTTCGCCCTTTGAAGAGGACGCGATCCAGCATTATTCGGCCACACGGATGTTCATGAGTGCGATTTCGATCGGCCCGCTCGGCGTGATCGAGGGTGATCCCCTGCTCGCCCGCGCCGAATCCAAACTGCTGAAGCGAGCCGACAAGCTGATCGTGCTGGCCGATTCCTCGAAATTCGTCTCGCGCGGCAGCCTTGTCGTCTGCCCGCTCTCGCGCATCGATACGCTGATCACCGATTCCGATGCGCCGAGCGACGCACTCGACATGCTACGCGCGAACGGTGCCCGCGTCGTCGTCGTCGACGCAGGCGCTCAAACCAATGCGGCGGCGTGA
- a CDS encoding sugar ABC transporter ATP-binding protein: protein MTTDAHSETPAAPLLSVRAIEKSFPGVRALSGVSFDAARGEVHALLGENGAGKSTLIKIVSGVFPPDCGEVLVDGKAVDLARPDDARRAGIATIYQELLLFPELTVAENIFMGHAPRAGLRRIDWRAMHEKTNALLASLEIHDLQADRIVGSLSVGNRQRVEILRALSQDARILIMDEPTAALTEYDVARLFDIVRKLKARGVAVIYISHRLDEIFAIADRVTVLRDGAHVTTKRVANTDAPELVQLMVGRRIESLFPKITVPIGKPVLEVKDLERRPLTRSVSLTVRAGEIVGLAGLVGSGRSELAQTIFGVTPAENGEIRIAGHKVDIRSPAQARSLGVGYVPEDRGTQGLVRPMTVRENFSLAALGKVAFGGFINRGAERKLAGDGIRRFAVKTSSLEQISGKLSGGNQQKIVLGKWLANAPKLLILDEPTRGIDVGAKAEIHRLMGELAAQGLAILMISSELPEVLGMSDRVLVMREGRIVAEFAREEATQESIGAAMMGSHENAEEAA, encoded by the coding sequence ATGACAACGGACGCGCACAGTGAGACCCCCGCAGCGCCGCTTCTGTCGGTGCGCGCGATCGAGAAATCCTTTCCAGGCGTGCGAGCGCTATCCGGCGTCTCGTTCGACGCCGCCAGGGGCGAAGTCCACGCCTTGCTCGGCGAGAACGGCGCCGGCAAGTCAACGCTGATCAAGATCGTTTCCGGAGTGTTCCCGCCCGATTGCGGCGAGGTGCTCGTGGACGGCAAGGCGGTCGACCTCGCGCGGCCGGACGATGCAAGGCGCGCCGGCATCGCCACGATCTATCAAGAGCTGCTGCTGTTTCCGGAGCTCACCGTCGCTGAAAATATCTTCATGGGGCATGCGCCGCGCGCTGGCCTCCGCCGGATCGACTGGCGAGCGATGCACGAGAAGACGAATGCACTGCTCGCCTCGCTCGAGATTCACGATCTGCAAGCCGACCGCATCGTCGGTTCGCTCAGCGTCGGCAATCGCCAGCGCGTCGAAATCCTGCGCGCGCTGTCGCAGGACGCGCGCATCCTGATCATGGACGAGCCGACCGCGGCCCTGACCGAATACGACGTGGCGCGGCTCTTCGACATCGTGCGCAAGCTGAAAGCCCGCGGCGTCGCCGTGATCTATATCAGCCATCGGCTCGATGAGATTTTCGCGATCGCCGATCGTGTCACAGTGCTGCGCGACGGAGCACATGTCACGACCAAGCGCGTCGCGAACACGGACGCACCAGAGCTCGTGCAACTGATGGTCGGCCGCAGGATCGAAAGCCTGTTCCCGAAGATCACGGTTCCGATCGGCAAGCCGGTGCTGGAGGTAAAGGACCTCGAACGGCGGCCGCTGACGAGGAGCGTCTCGCTCACGGTGCGCGCCGGCGAGATCGTCGGCCTTGCCGGCCTCGTCGGCTCGGGTCGCAGCGAGCTGGCGCAAACCATTTTCGGCGTCACGCCGGCCGAGAACGGCGAAATCCGGATCGCCGGACACAAGGTCGATATCCGCTCGCCGGCGCAGGCCCGGTCTTTGGGCGTCGGCTATGTTCCCGAGGATCGCGGCACCCAAGGCCTGGTGCGGCCGATGACGGTGCGTGAGAATTTCAGCCTCGCCGCGCTTGGCAAGGTCGCATTCGGCGGCTTCATCAATCGCGGCGCCGAGCGCAAGCTGGCCGGCGACGGTATCAGGCGCTTTGCGGTCAAGACGAGCTCACTCGAGCAGATCTCGGGCAAGCTCTCCGGCGGCAATCAACAGAAGATCGTGCTCGGCAAATGGCTCGCCAACGCGCCCAAGCTGCTGATCCTCGACGAGCCGACGCGCGGCATCGATGTGGGCGCCAAGGCGGAGATCCATCGGCTGATGGGCGAGCTTGCGGCTCAGGGGCTCGCCATCCTGATGATTTCGAGCGAGCTGCCAGAGGTGCTCGGCATGAGCGACCGCGTGCTCGTGATGCGCGAAGGCCGTATCGTTGCCGAATTCGCGCGTGAAGAAGCAACCCAGGAGTCGATCGGCGCCGCGATGATGGGCAGCCACGAAAACGCGGAGGAAGCGGCATGA
- a CDS encoding ABC transporter permease, whose translation MTAVTLAGAEADPRRWLKVFASQEALLAIAVIGLAIAVGLYNPRFLAARNLSDVLLGNAYIAVAAVGMSMVIVSGNIDISVGALIGVLATISGTLAVNGAPIVVAWLAALVAGILVMALQGVIIAYLRIPAIVVTLGMLSILKGGLISVTGGKWITDLPDSFHLADIELFGVLPFPVFLMILVTILAALWMRYSASGRAIYAVGGNAEAARLCGISQPRTIVMVFALHGLFAGAAALLYATQLRVIQSTVPPNLELTIITASVVGGVSILGGVGTVVGSTLAAVLIAEIASALVFIDVSPYWIRAVQGVLILVTVIADILRRRRMAGV comes from the coding sequence ATGACGGCGGTGACCTTAGCCGGTGCCGAGGCTGATCCGCGGCGGTGGCTGAAGGTGTTCGCCTCGCAGGAGGCTTTGCTCGCGATCGCGGTGATCGGGCTCGCCATCGCGGTCGGCCTTTACAATCCGCGCTTTCTGGCGGCGCGCAATCTTTCCGACGTGCTGCTAGGCAACGCCTATATCGCCGTCGCCGCAGTCGGCATGTCGATGGTGATTGTTTCCGGCAACATCGATATTTCCGTCGGCGCGCTGATCGGCGTCCTGGCGACGATCAGCGGCACTCTGGCAGTGAACGGCGCGCCGATTGTGGTCGCCTGGCTGGCGGCGCTCGTTGCTGGTATCCTCGTGATGGCCTTGCAGGGCGTCATCATCGCCTATCTGCGCATTCCGGCGATCGTGGTTACGCTCGGCATGCTGTCGATCCTCAAAGGCGGCCTGATCAGCGTCACCGGGGGCAAATGGATCACCGACCTGCCCGACAGTTTCCATCTCGCCGATATCGAACTCTTCGGTGTGCTGCCGTTTCCGGTTTTTCTCATGATCCTGGTGACGATCCTGGCAGCGTTGTGGATGCGCTATTCGGCCTCGGGCCGCGCGATCTACGCCGTCGGTGGCAACGCGGAAGCGGCGCGGCTCTGCGGTATTTCGCAGCCGCGTACGATCGTGATGGTCTTCGCGCTGCACGGCCTCTTCGCCGGGGCGGCCGCCCTGCTCTACGCGACGCAGTTGCGCGTCATCCAGTCGACCGTGCCGCCCAATCTCGAGCTGACGATCATCACCGCGTCGGTCGTCGGAGGCGTCAGCATCCTCGGCGGCGTCGGCACGGTGGTCGGCTCGACGCTTGCTGCCGTGCTGATCGCCGAGATCGCCAGCGCGCTGGTCTTCATCGACGTGTCGCCCTACTGGATCCGCGCGGTCCAGGGCGTGCTCATCCTCGTGACCGTGATCGCCGACATTCTGCGGCGCCGGCGCATGGCCGGAGTCTGA
- a CDS encoding ABC transporter permease, translating to MSEIPLPHRAKRVVPWWLLRHETMLAVILLIALIVLGGLNSRFLTLDNLLNQGRLTTEVGLIALPMTFIIITGGIDLSVGSIVGLCAILLGYSWKVFGFPLPLAICFSLLVGAAAGFLNGIVITRVKVPPLIMTIATLALYRGLAEGISQARSVRGYPEWFYFIGQENLFGVPAQLWLLLIAIVISAIVLDRTIFGRTLYAIGNNETAARFSGLPVDRVKLIIYTLSGLMAGLSACVLVSRVTTTRSDMGIGYELDVIAAVVLGGTSIFGGVGTIWGTVVGLAMIQLLKNGLALTGVKGDATIVVIGTVLILSTLVASSLQRRREGV from the coding sequence ATGAGCGAAATCCCTCTCCCCCACCGCGCCAAGCGTGTCGTGCCCTGGTGGCTGCTGCGCCACGAGACCATGCTCGCGGTGATCCTGCTCATTGCGTTGATCGTGCTCGGGGGCCTGAACAGCCGGTTCCTCACGCTCGACAATCTGCTCAATCAAGGCAGGCTGACGACCGAGGTCGGACTGATCGCGCTGCCGATGACATTCATCATCATCACCGGCGGCATCGATCTCTCGGTCGGCTCGATCGTCGGGCTCTGCGCCATCCTGCTCGGCTATTCCTGGAAGGTTTTCGGCTTTCCCTTACCGCTGGCGATCTGCTTCTCGCTGCTCGTCGGCGCCGCGGCGGGCTTTCTCAACGGGATCGTCATCACCAGGGTGAAAGTACCGCCGCTGATTATGACGATCGCGACGCTCGCCCTCTACCGCGGGCTCGCCGAGGGGATCAGCCAGGCGCGTTCGGTGCGCGGCTACCCGGAATGGTTCTACTTCATCGGACAGGAGAACCTCTTCGGCGTGCCGGCGCAGCTCTGGCTCCTGCTGATCGCGATCGTGATCTCGGCTATCGTTCTAGACCGTACCATTTTCGGTCGGACGCTCTATGCGATCGGCAACAACGAGACCGCCGCGCGCTTCTCCGGTTTGCCGGTCGATCGCGTCAAGCTGATCATCTACACGCTATCGGGCCTCATGGCCGGCCTTTCCGCTTGTGTTCTCGTCTCGCGCGTGACCACGACCCGCTCGGACATGGGGATCGGCTATGAGCTCGACGTGATCGCGGCGGTGGTGCTCGGCGGCACCAGCATATTCGGAGGCGTCGGCACGATCTGGGGCACGGTGGTCGGCTTGGCGATGATCCAGCTCTTGAAAAACGGGCTGGCCCTGACCGGCGTCAAGGGTGACGCGACGATCGTGGTCATCGGCACGGTGCTCATCCTTTCAACTCTTGTGGCGAGTTCGCTCCAGCGGCGACGTGAGGGCGTTTGA
- a CDS encoding substrate-binding domain-containing protein — MKLGFSAAFLSAALLAGTASAADKRWDGADDLPVNPLACSAGEANAAPAAKPYDGGRPTNAADKAGKPITLVDVPKLIGIGYFNATSKGMQDAAKALGNVTVKTDGPTEAKIDEQIKFIDNYITSGVDGILFAANDPVAIAPVLKKALSKGIHVVGYDANSAPDAREWFVNQAEFNGIAKAMIDSMAKEAGEDKSFAIVTSTFTTPNQARWIAEMWAYAQKCHPKLKWLETVEAQEDNNLSFNQATTLINKHGDKLAGLFGMTSVATPASAEAVTKAKLCGKVAVVGLATPNAMKPYVNADCVKSVVLWNPVDLGYAATYVMRAVVDGSLKPGATSVDAGKLGKLNVVNGSEILLGSPFIFTKQNIKDFDF, encoded by the coding sequence ATGAAGCTCGGATTTTCTGCTGCATTCCTCAGCGCGGCGCTGCTGGCCGGAACGGCCTCGGCGGCGGACAAGAGATGGGACGGCGCGGACGACCTGCCGGTCAATCCGCTTGCCTGTTCGGCTGGCGAGGCCAACGCCGCGCCCGCGGCCAAGCCTTATGACGGCGGCCGGCCAACCAATGCGGCCGACAAGGCCGGCAAACCGATCACGCTCGTCGACGTGCCGAAGCTAATCGGCATCGGCTATTTCAACGCAACGTCGAAAGGCATGCAGGACGCCGCCAAGGCGCTCGGCAATGTCACGGTGAAGACCGACGGCCCGACCGAAGCCAAGATCGACGAGCAGATCAAGTTCATCGACAACTACATCACCAGCGGCGTCGACGGCATTCTCTTCGCCGCCAACGATCCGGTGGCTATCGCGCCGGTCCTGAAGAAGGCCCTGTCGAAGGGCATCCATGTCGTCGGCTATGACGCCAACTCGGCGCCGGATGCGCGCGAATGGTTCGTCAACCAGGCCGAGTTCAACGGCATCGCCAAGGCGATGATCGACTCGATGGCCAAGGAGGCTGGCGAGGACAAGAGCTTCGCGATCGTCACCTCGACCTTCACGACGCCGAACCAGGCACGCTGGATCGCCGAGATGTGGGCCTATGCGCAGAAGTGTCACCCCAAGCTGAAATGGCTGGAAACGGTCGAGGCGCAGGAGGACAATAACCTGTCCTTCAACCAGGCGACGACGCTGATCAACAAACACGGCGACAAGCTCGCTGGCCTGTTCGGCATGACCTCGGTCGCGACACCCGCTTCGGCGGAAGCGGTGACCAAGGCCAAGCTCTGCGGCAAGGTGGCGGTGGTCGGCCTTGCCACGCCCAATGCGATGAAGCCGTATGTCAACGCGGACTGCGTCAAGTCGGTCGTGCTGTGGAATCCGGTCGATCTCGGCTATGCCGCGACCTACGTGATGCGTGCCGTGGTCGACGGCAGCCTGAAGCCAGGCGCGACCTCAGTGGACGCGGGCAAGCTCGGCAAGCTGAACGTGGTCAACGGCAGCGAGATCCTGCTTGGCTCGCCCTTCATCTTCACGAAGCAGAACATCAAGGACTTCGATTTCTGA
- a CDS encoding FGGY-family carbohydrate kinase, translating into MSQTVAVLDIGKTNVKLALFDDGRLLWEKSAPNRVLPGPPYPHEDVESAWNFFLDALREAARTHQISAIVPTAHGAAGALVGENELAAPVMDYEFTGVEAIEPDYARLRPPFSESLSPKVPAGLNLGRQLAYQKWRCPDLFAKARHFVGYPQYWTWRLTGVAVSEVTALGAHTDLWAPRQGQVSSLVEALGVDHLLPSLRRAFDSLGPIQPEIAAMTALAPETQVFCGIHDSNASLLPYLVSRQAPFTVLSTGTWVILMCVGLSLDQLDPRDDTLANVDALGRPIACGRFMGGREYAAIAGGGGNPDLDAIDRVIVSGAMALPCFSGQGGPYATTKGMIRGEVAARDRTALATLYCALVSDLMLTRMGATSGDLVVEGTFAGNVPYCQTLGALRPKQRIFAAKDAAGTARGAAMLAHWPPTYPIAAPTPVRPAAIAGLDAYRDAWTASVNQIAR; encoded by the coding sequence ATGAGCCAGACGGTCGCAGTCCTTGACATCGGCAAGACCAACGTAAAGCTTGCCTTGTTCGATGACGGCCGGCTTCTCTGGGAAAAGTCGGCGCCCAACCGTGTCCTACCGGGCCCGCCCTATCCGCACGAAGATGTTGAGAGCGCTTGGAACTTCTTCCTCGATGCGCTTCGTGAGGCCGCACGCACGCATCAGATCAGCGCGATCGTTCCGACCGCGCATGGCGCAGCCGGCGCTTTGGTCGGCGAGAACGAACTCGCCGCTCCGGTGATGGATTACGAATTCACGGGCGTAGAAGCGATCGAGCCCGACTATGCCAGGCTGCGGCCGCCCTTTTCGGAGAGCCTGTCGCCGAAGGTGCCAGCCGGCCTCAATCTCGGCCGGCAACTCGCCTATCAGAAGTGGCGTTGTCCGGACCTCTTCGCCAAAGCAAGGCACTTCGTTGGCTATCCGCAATATTGGACCTGGCGCCTGACCGGCGTCGCGGTCTCTGAAGTCACTGCCCTCGGCGCCCATACCGATCTCTGGGCGCCGCGGCAGGGACAGGTCTCGAGCCTCGTCGAAGCTCTTGGCGTCGACCACCTGCTGCCGTCGCTGCGCCGCGCCTTCGATTCGCTCGGTCCGATTCAGCCTGAAATCGCCGCAATGACCGCGCTCGCGCCTGAAACGCAGGTCTTTTGCGGTATCCACGATTCCAACGCTTCACTTCTGCCCTATCTCGTCTCGCGCCAGGCGCCGTTCACCGTGTTGTCGACCGGCACCTGGGTGATCCTGATGTGCGTGGGCCTTTCACTCGATCAGCTCGATCCTCGCGACGACACGCTCGCCAACGTCGACGCGCTCGGCCGTCCCATCGCCTGCGGGCGTTTCATGGGCGGACGCGAATACGCCGCCATCGCGGGCGGCGGCGGCAATCCCGATCTTGACGCAATCGACCGCGTCATCGTGTCTGGCGCGATGGCTCTGCCCTGCTTCTCCGGCCAAGGCGGACCATATGCGACGACCAAAGGCATGATCCGCGGCGAAGTCGCAGCGCGCGATCGGACCGCACTCGCGACACTCTATTGCGCCCTGGTGAGCGATTTGATGCTGACGCGCATGGGAGCGACCAGCGGCGACCTTGTTGTCGAAGGGACCTTCGCCGGCAATGTTCCCTACTGTCAGACGCTCGGCGCGTTACGGCCGAAACAGCGCATCTTTGCGGCAAAGGACGCCGCAGGCACCGCACGCGGCGCCGCCATGCTGGCGCACTGGCCCCCGACTTATCCCATCGCCGCACCGACGCCCGTTCGTCCAGCAGCGATCGCCGGCCTCGACGCGTATCGCGACGCCTGGACGGCGTCAGTCAATCAGATCGCGCGTTGA
- the dinB gene encoding DNA polymerase IV: MATTATILHADLDAFYASVEQLLDPSLRGKPIAVGSGVVLAASYEAKAFGVRGGMPGRQARELCPQITFVSGHFGEYQRLGDTAIKVIGDFTPLVERISIDEAFADVAGCTHLFGSPAEIAGAIRRRVRTELGLPISVGVARTKHLAKIASQVAKPDGLVVVDPGTELEFLHRLPVELMWGVGPVTKTRLAEIGVLTIGQLAQTPGWSLERLLGPAAGEKLAALAWNRDPREIKTHRRARSAGAQSAIGRKPAEEDVFRPTLFHLADRIGTRLRAKSRPGRTVTVRVRFANLNSATRSVTLDAPISATVILAEIAEDLVRAVLAEHPNEKTISLLAISVSHLEERWDLELELPLGLQDEPRRPGTKIGMARLAADRAIDKIRGRFGWDAIGYGSVALDISRSVPDEFRELAEKEL; the protein is encoded by the coding sequence ATGGCTACGACAGCCACCATCCTGCATGCGGACCTGGACGCCTTCTATGCCTCGGTAGAGCAACTGCTTGACCCGTCGTTGCGCGGCAAACCAATCGCCGTCGGCAGTGGGGTGGTGCTTGCTGCTTCTTACGAGGCCAAGGCCTTTGGAGTGCGCGGGGGCATGCCGGGACGACAGGCGCGCGAGCTCTGTCCGCAGATCACCTTTGTCAGCGGGCATTTTGGGGAATACCAACGGTTGGGTGACACCGCCATCAAGGTGATCGGCGATTTCACGCCGCTTGTGGAACGCATTTCCATTGACGAAGCCTTTGCCGACGTTGCGGGCTGCACCCATCTCTTCGGTTCACCTGCCGAAATTGCCGGTGCAATCCGCCGGCGCGTACGCACTGAGCTTGGCCTTCCGATCTCAGTTGGTGTGGCGCGCACCAAGCATCTGGCAAAAATCGCCTCACAAGTCGCCAAGCCCGACGGGCTTGTGGTCGTCGATCCCGGCACCGAACTGGAATTCCTCCACCGCCTGCCCGTCGAACTCATGTGGGGAGTGGGCCCGGTCACAAAGACACGGCTCGCGGAGATCGGCGTGCTAACCATCGGCCAACTGGCGCAGACGCCGGGATGGTCGCTTGAACGGTTGCTTGGTCCGGCGGCAGGAGAGAAACTTGCTGCACTGGCGTGGAATCGCGATCCGCGGGAAATCAAGACTCACCGCCGGGCCCGATCGGCAGGAGCGCAATCGGCAATTGGCAGGAAGCCTGCCGAAGAGGACGTCTTTCGCCCAACCCTGTTTCATCTCGCTGACCGAATCGGCACCCGGCTCCGTGCCAAATCCAGGCCTGGCCGAACCGTGACGGTCCGCGTTCGCTTCGCAAATCTGAATTCGGCCACCCGGTCGGTCACGCTTGACGCACCAATTTCCGCGACCGTTATCCTTGCCGAGATTGCAGAGGATCTCGTGCGCGCGGTCCTCGCAGAACACCCAAATGAGAAGACCATCTCGCTACTGGCGATCTCTGTGTCGCATCTCGAAGAGCGCTGGGATCTGGAGCTCGAACTTCCACTTGGACTTCAAGATGAGCCCCGCCGCCCCGGAACCAAGATAGGCATGGCACGATTGGCGGCCGATCGTGCCATCGACAAGATCCGCGGTCGCTTCGGATGGGACGCGATTGGATACGGCTCGGTGGCGCTGGACATCTCTCGCTCCGTTCCCGACGAGTTTCGCGAACTCGCCGAAAAGGAACTATGA
- a CDS encoding histidine phosphatase family protein yields the protein MTNVVRYLTHPQVNIDPSIPVPCWGLSEVGKARTEAVTTRGRLSGTTQVISSGERKAIETAEIIAAKLGVDIEVREAMHENDRSATGFLVPDEFEAVANQFFGQPHISIRGWERAVDAQLRIVDEVEQVLARNEPGDVLFVGHGGVGTLLYCHYSGLEIDRAHDQPAGGGCFFAFSSDGRRVLHAWRRLEEL from the coding sequence ATGACGAATGTCGTACGCTATCTGACCCATCCCCAGGTGAATATCGATCCGTCGATTCCCGTTCCGTGCTGGGGCCTCAGTGAGGTCGGGAAAGCGCGTACGGAAGCCGTGACGACCAGGGGACGGCTGTCAGGTACCACGCAGGTCATCTCCAGCGGAGAGCGAAAGGCGATCGAGACCGCTGAGATCATTGCCGCAAAGCTGGGCGTCGACATAGAGGTGCGCGAGGCGATGCACGAGAACGACCGATCGGCCACAGGCTTCCTCGTCCCCGACGAGTTCGAGGCGGTGGCCAATCAGTTCTTCGGGCAACCCCACATCAGCATTCGTGGCTGGGAACGAGCGGTTGACGCCCAGCTGCGCATTGTCGACGAGGTCGAGCAGGTGCTGGCGCGCAATGAGCCGGGCGACGTGCTCTTTGTCGGCCACGGTGGCGTGGGTACTCTCTTGTACTGCCATTATTCCGGTTTGGAGATTGATCGCGCCCATGACCAACCCGCTGGCGGCGGTTGCTTCTTCGCGTTCAGCTCGGATGGCCGTCGCGTGCTGCATGCTTGGCGTCGCCTCGAAGAGCTGTGA